The following coding sequences are from one Seonamhaeicola sp. ML3 window:
- the secA gene encoding preprotein translocase subunit SecA, producing MSFLNSVLKVFVGDKSKQDVKAIMPIVDKVKSFESALEGLSHDELRYKTVEFKAKIAEACKDLNDRITQLTEEAENTEDIDKREDIYQDIDKLHDDVYDITEGVLNDILPEAFAVVKETAKRFVNNTSITVKATTFDREISGSKEYITLEGDDATWANSWDAAGKPITWDMIHYDVQLIGGIAMHQGKIAEMQTGEGKTLVATLPVYLNALAGKGVHLVTVNDYLAKRDSAWMAPIFEFHGLSVDCIDYHQPNSDSRKKAYNADITYGTNNEFGFDYLRDNMAHSPDDLVQRPHHYAIVDEVDSVLVDDARTPLIISGPIPKGDHHEFNELKPKVDDIVSVQRKYLTGVLAEAKKLIKEGDTKEGGFQLLRVYRGIPKNKALIKFLSEEGIKMLLQKTENFYMQDNNREMPKVDAELYYVIDEKNNQVELTDKGVEYISGKDNPNFFVMPEIGMEIAKIESQGLSAEEEANLKEDLYKEFGVKSERIHTLNQLLKAYALFEKDTQYVVMDNKVMIVDEQTGRIMDGRRYSDGLHQAIEAKENVKIEDATQTFATVTLQNYFRMYRKLSGMTGTAVTEAGEFWEIYKLDVVEIPTNKPIARDDREDLVYKTKREKYNAVIDEVTELSKAGRPVLIGTTSVEISELLGKMLSIRKIPHNVLNAKQHKKEAEIVDQAGRSGQVTIATNMAGRGTDIKLSDEVKAAGGLAIVGTERHDSRRVDRQLRGRAGRQGDVGSSQFYVSLEDNLMRLFGSERIAKMMDRMGLKEGEVIQHSMISKSIERAQKKVEENNFGVRKRLLEYDDVMNAQREVVYKRRKHALHGERLRVDLANMIFDTSEGIAQTNKGANDYKNFEFELIRYFSMSSPITEEEFGKLSEQEITSIIYKAAFEHYREKMERNADLAFPVIKNVYENQRDKYKRIVVPFTDGVKSLNVVTDLEKAYETNGKQLITDFEKNIALAIIDDAWKTHLRKMDELKQSVQLAVHEQKDPLLIYKFEAFELFKAMIDQVNKDVISFLFKGELPQETQNNIQEARARKQEKVQTTKEEIPNLDERAAESRAAGNTQRQQQIVETIVRDKPKIGRNDRVTIKHVMNGENKTLKYKQAEPLIAKGDWVLVED from the coding sequence ATGAGTTTTTTAAATTCAGTCTTAAAAGTATTTGTTGGAGACAAATCTAAACAAGACGTAAAAGCCATCATGCCAATCGTAGACAAAGTAAAGTCTTTCGAGTCTGCCTTAGAAGGGTTATCGCATGATGAATTAAGATATAAAACAGTTGAGTTCAAGGCTAAAATCGCCGAAGCCTGTAAGGATTTAAACGATCGTATAACTCAACTTACAGAGGAAGCTGAAAACACCGAGGATATTGATAAAAGAGAAGATATTTATCAAGATATCGATAAACTACATGACGATGTTTACGACATTACAGAAGGTGTTTTAAACGACATATTGCCAGAAGCGTTTGCTGTAGTTAAAGAAACGGCTAAACGCTTTGTTAACAACACTTCAATTACAGTTAAAGCTACTACTTTCGACAGAGAAATTTCTGGCAGCAAAGAATATATAACTCTTGAAGGAGACGATGCTACTTGGGCTAACTCTTGGGATGCAGCCGGTAAACCTATTACCTGGGATATGATCCACTACGATGTTCAGCTTATCGGTGGTATTGCCATGCACCAAGGTAAAATTGCCGAAATGCAAACCGGTGAAGGTAAAACGCTTGTTGCGACATTACCTGTTTACTTAAATGCCCTGGCTGGAAAAGGGGTGCACTTAGTAACGGTTAACGACTACTTAGCAAAACGTGATAGCGCATGGATGGCGCCGATTTTTGAATTCCACGGATTGAGTGTTGATTGTATCGACTACCACCAACCTAACTCAGACTCCCGTAAGAAAGCCTATAACGCCGATATCACTTATGGAACTAACAACGAATTTGGTTTTGACTACCTACGTGATAATATGGCACATTCGCCAGACGACTTGGTACAGCGTCCGCACCACTACGCCATTGTGGATGAGGTAGATTCGGTTTTAGTTGATGATGCCCGTACACCATTGATTATTTCTGGACCAATTCCTAAAGGTGATCACCATGAATTCAACGAGTTAAAGCCTAAGGTTGATGATATTGTTAGTGTGCAACGCAAATACCTAACAGGAGTTTTAGCCGAAGCAAAAAAACTTATCAAAGAAGGCGATACTAAAGAAGGTGGTTTCCAGTTATTACGCGTGTATCGTGGTATTCCTAAGAATAAAGCACTTATTAAATTCTTGAGTGAAGAAGGTATAAAAATGCTTCTTCAAAAAACCGAGAATTTTTACATGCAAGATAACAACCGTGAAATGCCAAAGGTTGATGCTGAGCTTTATTATGTAATCGACGAAAAAAACAATCAGGTTGAATTAACCGATAAAGGTGTAGAATACATTTCTGGAAAAGACAACCCTAACTTTTTTGTAATGCCTGAAATAGGTATGGAAATTGCAAAAATTGAAAGTCAAGGGTTATCGGCAGAAGAAGAAGCCAACCTTAAAGAAGATCTATACAAAGAGTTTGGCGTAAAATCTGAACGTATACACACCCTCAACCAGTTGTTAAAAGCATACGCCTTGTTCGAAAAAGACACACAATATGTGGTCATGGACAATAAGGTAATGATCGTAGATGAGCAAACGGGACGTATCATGGATGGTCGTCGTTACAGCGACGGTTTACACCAGGCCATCGAAGCCAAAGAAAATGTAAAGATTGAAGATGCTACCCAAACTTTTGCCACGGTAACCTTACAGAACTACTTTAGAATGTACCGTAAGCTATCTGGTATGACTGGTACTGCGGTTACCGAAGCTGGTGAGTTCTGGGAAATCTATAAATTAGATGTTGTTGAAATCCCAACAAACAAACCTATTGCACGCGATGACCGTGAGGATTTAGTCTATAAAACCAAACGTGAAAAATACAATGCTGTAATCGATGAAGTAACTGAATTATCTAAAGCCGGACGCCCCGTTTTGATTGGTACAACTTCGGTTGAAATTTCAGAGTTATTGGGAAAAATGCTAAGCATTAGAAAAATTCCTCATAACGTATTGAATGCAAAACAGCATAAAAAAGAAGCTGAAATCGTTGACCAAGCTGGTAGAAGCGGACAGGTTACCATTGCAACCAACATGGCGGGTCGTGGTACCGATATCAAACTATCTGATGAAGTAAAAGCCGCTGGTGGTTTAGCCATTGTAGGTACAGAACGTCATGACTCGCGCCGTGTAGACCGTCAGTTACGAGGTCGTGCTGGTCGTCAAGGAGATGTTGGTAGTTCTCAGTTCTACGTGTCTTTAGAAGATAACCTTATGCGTTTATTTGGTAGTGAGCGTATCGCTAAAATGATGGACCGCATGGGATTAAAGGAAGGTGAAGTCATTCAGCATTCCATGATTTCAAAATCTATTGAACGTGCCCAAAAGAAAGTTGAGGAAAACAACTTTGGGGTGCGTAAGCGTTTATTGGAGTATGACGATGTTATGAACGCCCAACGTGAGGTGGTTTACAAACGTAGAAAACACGCCTTACATGGAGAACGCCTTAGAGTGGATTTAGCAAATATGATTTTCGACACTTCGGAAGGTATTGCGCAAACCAATAAAGGCGCAAACGATTATAAAAATTTCGAGTTTGAATTGATTCGTTATTTCTCAATGAGTTCGCCAATTACTGAAGAAGAATTTGGTAAACTCTCAGAACAGGAAATCACTTCTATCATTTATAAAGCAGCCTTTGAGCATTACCGTGAAAAAATGGAGCGAAATGCCGACTTGGCCTTCCCGGTGATTAAAAATGTTTATGAAAATCAGCGTGATAAATACAAGCGTATTGTGGTACCGTTTACAGATGGTGTAAAGAGCTTGAATGTGGTTACCGACCTAGAAAAGGCCTACGAAACCAATGGTAAACAATTAATTACCGATTTTGAAAAGAACATTGCTTTAGCCATTATCGACGATGCTTGGAAAACCCATTTGCGAAAAATGGATGAGCTGAAACAATCGGTACAGCTGGCCGTACACGAACAAAAAGACCCTTTATTGATTTATAAGTTCGAAGCCTTTGAATTATTCAAGGCCATGATTGACCAAGTAAACAAGGATGTTATTTCATTCTTATTTAAAGGAGAATTACCACAAGAAACTCAGAATAACATTCAAGAAGCTAGAGCTAGGAAACAAGAAAAGGTACAAACCACCAAGGAAGAAATTCCTAATCTTGATGAACGTGCTGCCGAAAGTAGAGCTGCTGGAAACACCCAACGTCAACAACAAATTGTGGAAACCATTGTTCGTGATAAACCAAAGATTGGACGTAACGACCGTGTTACTATTAAACATGTTATGAACGGTGAAAACAAAACCCTTAAATATAAACAAGCAGAACCTCTAATTGCAAAAGGCGATTGGGTTTTGGTTGAGGATTAA
- a CDS encoding peptidoglycan DD-metalloendopeptidase family protein, whose protein sequence is MKTLSSEPIRVLDTPIPNSKYIPIDLSETNNALNKVDVSSTEKLGDFVNNYIKSHNATVAYGGYLEVRNIYKRSQHFNKQAQEERNIHLGIDLWSETETPIYTPLEGKVHSFKNNTNFGDYGPTILLEHSVANVTFYTLYGHLSLESIQGLMIGQVFKQGEQIATLGDDTVNGNYPPHLHFQVIKDLQGNTGDYPGVCARKDLDFYSRNSPDPNLILKLF, encoded by the coding sequence TTGAAAACTCTGAGTTCGGAGCCGATTCGTGTATTGGATACACCCATTCCAAATTCCAAATACATCCCCATAGATTTATCTGAAACTAATAACGCTTTGAATAAGGTAGATGTTTCTTCAACTGAAAAATTAGGCGATTTTGTAAACAATTATATCAAATCTCATAATGCTACTGTGGCTTATGGCGGGTATTTAGAGGTTAGGAATATTTATAAGCGAAGCCAACATTTTAATAAACAAGCTCAAGAAGAACGCAATATTCATTTGGGAATTGATTTATGGAGTGAAACAGAAACTCCCATTTACACGCCTTTAGAGGGCAAGGTACATAGCTTTAAAAATAACACCAATTTTGGAGATTATGGCCCAACAATACTACTTGAGCATAGTGTTGCTAATGTAACCTTTTATACACTTTACGGCCATTTAAGTTTAGAATCAATCCAAGGTTTAATGATTGGACAAGTTTTTAAACAAGGAGAACAGATTGCAACTTTAGGAGATGATACTGTAAATGGCAATTATCCACCGCATTTACATTTTCAAGTTATCAAAGATTTGCAAGGCAATACGGGTGATTATCCTGGGGTTTGTGCTAGAAAGGATCTTGATTTTTATTCAAGAAATAGCCCTGATCCTAATCTAATTTTGAAACTTTTTTGA
- the rimO gene encoding 30S ribosomal protein S12 methylthiotransferase RimO, translated as MRTKTLKKNKINVVTLGCSKNVYDSEVLMGQLKASGKDVVHEEEGNVVVINTCGFINNAKEESVNTILEYVQKKEEGEVDKVFVTGCLSERYKPDLQKEIPNVDQYFGTTELPGLLKVLGADYRHELIGERLTTTPKNYAYLKIAEGCDRPCSFCAIPLMRGKHKSTPIEDLVIEAEKLAANGVKELILIAQDLTYYGLDLYKKRNLAELLEALVKVDGIEWIRLHYAFPTGFPMDVLEVMKREPKICNYLDIPLQHISDSILKSMKRGTTKEKTTKLIKDFRTLVPEMTIRTTLIVGYPGETEADFQLLKDWIKAMRFERLGCFTYSHEENTGAYALEDDVPEDIKMDRANEIMEIQSQISWELNQEKIGQTFKVVIDRKEGNYFVGRTEFDSPDVDNEVLIDASSTYLKTGEFTTVKITEAEDFDLYGDVVA; from the coding sequence ATGAGAACGAAAACTCTAAAGAAAAATAAGATTAATGTGGTTACCCTTGGCTGTAGTAAAAATGTTTACGATAGCGAGGTGTTAATGGGGCAATTAAAGGCCAGTGGTAAAGACGTTGTTCATGAAGAGGAAGGTAATGTTGTGGTCATCAATACTTGCGGATTTATTAACAACGCCAAAGAGGAAAGTGTGAATACTATTTTAGAGTATGTGCAGAAAAAGGAGGAAGGCGAGGTTGATAAAGTTTTTGTAACAGGTTGTTTAAGTGAGCGTTACAAGCCAGATTTGCAAAAGGAAATTCCAAATGTAGATCAGTATTTTGGAACTACCGAACTTCCAGGGTTATTAAAAGTATTGGGTGCCGATTACAGACATGAGCTTATAGGAGAGCGATTAACAACCACACCCAAAAACTATGCGTACCTAAAAATTGCCGAAGGTTGTGATAGACCATGTAGCTTTTGTGCCATTCCACTTATGCGAGGGAAACACAAAAGTACGCCTATCGAAGATTTGGTTATAGAAGCTGAAAAGTTAGCTGCTAATGGCGTGAAAGAGCTTATTCTCATTGCACAGGATTTAACCTACTACGGACTGGATTTATATAAGAAAAGAAATTTAGCAGAGTTGTTGGAAGCCTTAGTTAAAGTAGATGGTATTGAGTGGATTCGTTTGCATTATGCTTTTCCAACGGGTTTCCCCATGGATGTATTAGAGGTTATGAAGCGCGAACCTAAAATCTGTAACTATTTAGATATTCCGTTGCAGCATATTTCAGACTCCATTTTAAAGAGTATGAAAAGAGGGACGACCAAAGAAAAAACGACCAAGTTAATTAAGGACTTTAGAACTCTAGTGCCCGAAATGACCATAAGAACCACTTTAATTGTGGGATATCCTGGTGAGACTGAAGCCGATTTTCAATTGCTGAAAGATTGGATTAAGGCGATGCGTTTTGAACGTTTAGGGTGTTTTACCTATTCTCATGAAGAAAATACAGGAGCTTATGCTTTAGAAGATGATGTTCCCGAAGATATAAAAATGGATCGCGCCAATGAAATCATGGAGATTCAATCCCAGATTTCATGGGAATTGAATCAAGAGAAAATTGGTCAGACTTTTAAAGTGGTGATCGATAGGAAAGAAGGGAATTACTTTGTGGGTAGAACTGAATTTGATTCTCCAGATGTTGATAATGAAGTCTTAATTGATGCCTCTTCTACTTATTTGAAAACAGGTGAGTTTACTACTGTTAAAATCACTGAAGCCGAAGATTTTGATTTGTATGGTGACGTTGTAGCTTAG
- a CDS encoding serine hydrolase, whose product MKKTVFSFFFTCLGILISFSQNTNKDILYFPPLNNNEWETITMEETHWKTSEVEPLLNYIESKGTKAFIILKDGKIALEWYGNGADSNSVLPWYSAAKTLAAFTIGIAQNEGYLSIEDPSNNYLRKGWSSLTESQESKITVKHHLSMTTGLDYTVMNKNCTLPRCLTYKNAPGSFWYYHNAGYTKTHNIVAGAVKQSFESYFNEKLRDKIGMQGEWKRLGYAKPFYSNARSMARFGLLNLNKGIWNNTPILKDPEYFSAMVNTSQNQNESYGYLWWLNGKESYRLPGLTKKFDSKLIPNAPDDLIAGLGKNDQKLYVVPSKNIVVVRMGDKAKKTRFGPSNFDNELWEKLNKLID is encoded by the coding sequence ATGAAAAAAACAGTCTTTTCTTTCTTTTTCACTTGCTTGGGGATTCTTATTTCCTTTTCACAAAACACCAATAAAGATATCCTGTATTTCCCTCCTTTAAACAATAACGAATGGGAAACGATTACTATGGAGGAAACCCATTGGAAAACTTCTGAGGTTGAGCCCCTACTGAATTATATTGAAAGCAAAGGCACAAAGGCATTTATCATATTGAAGGATGGAAAAATTGCTTTGGAATGGTATGGTAACGGCGCCGATTCTAACTCAGTACTTCCCTGGTATTCGGCAGCCAAAACACTAGCCGCATTTACTATTGGTATCGCTCAAAACGAAGGCTATTTAAGCATTGAAGACCCTTCAAACAATTACCTTAGAAAAGGTTGGTCTAGTTTAACCGAAAGTCAAGAAAGTAAAATTACTGTGAAACATCATCTTAGCATGACAACCGGTTTAGACTACACTGTAATGAATAAGAATTGTACTCTGCCAAGGTGCCTAACCTACAAAAATGCTCCTGGGAGTTTTTGGTATTATCATAATGCTGGATACACAAAAACCCATAACATAGTAGCGGGAGCCGTAAAACAAAGCTTTGAGTCTTATTTCAATGAAAAGTTACGAGATAAAATAGGGATGCAGGGCGAATGGAAACGCCTTGGATATGCCAAACCTTTTTACAGTAATGCTCGAAGTATGGCAAGGTTTGGACTTCTTAACCTAAATAAAGGCATTTGGAATAACACTCCAATTTTAAAAGACCCTGAATATTTTAGCGCCATGGTCAACACCTCCCAAAATCAGAATGAAAGCTATGGTTATTTATGGTGGCTAAACGGAAAAGAAAGTTACAGATTACCCGGGTTAACAAAGAAATTTGATAGTAAACTAATCCCTAATGCACCAGATGACCTTATTGCAGGATTAGGTAAGAACGACCAAAAATTATACGTTGTACCGAGTAAAAATATAGTCGTCGTTAGGATGGGTGATAAAGCCAAGAAAACTAGGTTTGGACCAAGTAATTTTGATAATGAGTTGTGGGAGAAGCTAAATAAACTTATTGATTAA
- the ftsY gene encoding signal recognition particle-docking protein FtsY, which yields MSFFKKIFSSEKKETLDKGLEKSKSSFFGKLSKAVAGKSKVDDEVLDNLEEVLVTSDVGVNTTLKIIERIEERVSKDKYLGTDELNQILREEIAGLLSETNVGEETEFVVPSDKKPYVIMVVGVNGVGKTTTIGKLAYQFKKQGLKVVLGAGDTFRAAAIDQLQVWADRVDVPIVKQNMGSDPASVAFDTLQSAVTQDADVVIIDTAGRLHNKVNLMNELTKVKRVMQKVVADTPNDVLLVLDGSTGQNAFEQAKQFTAATEVTSLAVTKLDGTAKGGVVIGISDQFQIPVKYIGVGEGIEDLQVFNKYEFVDSFFK from the coding sequence ATGAGTTTTTTTAAGAAAATATTCTCTTCAGAAAAAAAGGAGACACTAGATAAAGGTTTGGAGAAATCTAAATCTAGTTTTTTTGGTAAATTAAGTAAGGCGGTAGCCGGAAAATCTAAAGTAGACGATGAGGTTTTAGATAATTTAGAAGAGGTATTAGTAACCAGTGATGTTGGTGTAAATACTACTCTTAAGATTATTGAGCGTATTGAAGAACGTGTTTCTAAGGATAAATATCTGGGAACCGATGAGCTGAATCAAATTTTACGAGAGGAGATAGCTGGTTTATTGAGTGAGACCAATGTAGGCGAGGAAACCGAATTTGTTGTTCCCAGTGATAAAAAGCCCTACGTAATCATGGTGGTTGGTGTTAATGGCGTTGGAAAAACTACTACCATAGGTAAACTAGCTTATCAGTTTAAAAAACAAGGTCTAAAAGTTGTTTTAGGTGCGGGAGATACATTTAGAGCGGCGGCTATTGATCAATTACAAGTTTGGGCAGATAGGGTTGATGTTCCTATTGTAAAGCAAAATATGGGTAGTGACCCTGCTTCTGTGGCGTTTGATACCTTACAAAGTGCCGTTACCCAAGACGCCGATGTTGTTATTATAGATACTGCAGGAAGATTACATAATAAAGTGAACCTAATGAACGAGCTTACCAAAGTAAAGCGTGTAATGCAAAAGGTGGTGGCAGATACTCCCAACGATGTGCTTTTAGTACTAGATGGTTCTACTGGACAGAATGCCTTCGAACAAGCTAAACAATTTACAGCGGCTACAGAAGTAACGTCATTAGCTGTAACCAAACTGGATGGTACAGCCAAAGGTGGTGTGGTAATTGGAATTTCCGATCAATTTCAAATCCCGGTTAAGTACATTGGAGTAGGTGAAGGCATTGAAGATTTGCAGGTGTTCAATAAATACGAGTTTGTAGATTCTTTCTTTAAATAA
- a CDS encoding DUF4295 domain-containing protein — protein sequence MAKKAVASLQTGSKRLTKAIKMVKSPKTGAYMFVESIMAPDQVNDFLNKK from the coding sequence ATGGCAAAGAAAGCAGTAGCATCGTTACAAACAGGATCAAAAAGGTTAACTAAAGCCATAAAAATGGTTAAGTCACCTAAAACAGGAGCTTATATGTTTGTTGAGTCTATTATGGCTCCAGACCAAGTAAATGACTTTTTAAACAAAAAGTAA
- the rpmG gene encoding 50S ribosomal protein L33, translated as MAKKGNRIQVILECTEHKASGQPGTSRYITTKNKKNTPDRMEIKKFNPILKRMTVHKEIK; from the coding sequence ATGGCAAAGAAAGGTAACAGAATCCAGGTAATTTTAGAATGTACAGAGCATAAAGCTTCTGGTCAACCAGGAACTTCAAGATACATTACAACAAAGAATAAGAAAAATACGCCAGATAGAATGGAAATTAAAAAATTCAATCCTATCCTTAAGCGTATGACAGTTCATAAAGAGATAAAATAA
- the rpmB gene encoding 50S ribosomal protein L28: MSRVCELTGKKAMVGNNVSHALNRTKRRFNANLVKKRFYIPEEDKWVTLKVSTSALKTINKIGISAAIKEARAKGFLK; this comes from the coding sequence ATGTCAAGAGTTTGTGAACTTACAGGGAAGAAGGCAATGGTTGGAAACAACGTGTCTCACGCATTAAATAGAACTAAGCGTAGATTCAATGCTAACTTAGTTAAGAAACGTTTCTACATTCCAGAGGAAGATAAATGGGTAACTTTAAAAGTTTCTACATCTGCATTAAAGACTATCAACAAAATAGGGATTTCTGCAGCAATCAAAGAAGCTAGAGCTAAAGGATTTTTAAAATAA
- a CDS encoding competence/damage-inducible protein A, which yields MQAEIITIGDELLIGQVIDTNSAFIAKQLNKIGVSIYQVTSIQDDREHILKTLYEAEERADIIILTGGLGPTKDDITKKTIAEYFNDTLVRDTVVLENIERLWKRHISDKILQVNKDQSLVPSKSIPLMNKMGTAPGMWFDKEDKTFISLPGVPYEMESLMKNEVLPKLKEKYNCPYIIHKTMLVYGLGESALAQRIESWEDALPSDMRLAYLPNLGKMRLRLSTKGFHEAELKKRVDAEIDKVLPLIKNEFFGFEDEEGSAEIIIAKRLTKLGMTLAIAESCTGGNLAEQFTKHSGASAYFNGGVVTYSTESKINVLGVSPDIIKTHSVVSHQVAEAMACNALRLFNSDFAVATTGNAGPTKGESDEEIGTVFIAIATKHGVYSEKFSLGNHRIKVINRGVNKALEMLLKEIFKNR from the coding sequence ATGCAGGCAGAGATTATTACCATAGGCGATGAACTTCTTATCGGTCAGGTAATAGACACGAACTCCGCCTTTATTGCCAAGCAACTTAATAAGATAGGGGTTTCCATTTATCAGGTCACATCAATTCAAGATGACCGTGAGCACATTCTCAAAACCTTATACGAAGCCGAAGAGCGAGCCGATATCATAATTCTTACCGGTGGACTAGGACCAACAAAAGATGACATTACAAAGAAGACCATTGCTGAGTATTTCAATGATACATTGGTTAGAGATACTGTTGTTCTAGAGAATATTGAACGGTTATGGAAAAGGCATATAAGTGATAAAATACTTCAAGTAAATAAAGACCAATCGTTGGTGCCCTCTAAGTCAATACCGCTTATGAATAAAATGGGCACTGCTCCAGGCATGTGGTTTGATAAAGAAGATAAAACGTTTATCTCTCTTCCTGGTGTTCCTTATGAAATGGAGTCTTTGATGAAAAATGAGGTGCTTCCTAAGCTTAAAGAAAAATATAATTGTCCTTATATAATCCATAAAACCATGTTGGTTTATGGTTTAGGTGAGAGTGCTTTAGCCCAAAGAATTGAATCTTGGGAGGATGCACTGCCCAGTGATATGAGGTTAGCTTACTTGCCCAATCTAGGTAAAATGCGATTGCGTCTTTCTACAAAAGGTTTTCACGAAGCAGAACTTAAAAAAAGGGTAGATGCCGAAATAGATAAAGTATTACCACTAATAAAAAATGAGTTCTTCGGTTTTGAAGACGAAGAAGGGTCGGCCGAAATTATCATAGCAAAAAGGCTAACCAAACTAGGAATGACTTTAGCTATAGCTGAGAGCTGTACTGGAGGAAATTTGGCCGAACAGTTCACAAAACATTCAGGTGCATCGGCTTACTTTAACGGTGGCGTGGTAACCTATTCTACGGAATCTAAAATTAACGTGTTAGGAGTTTCTCCAGACATTATCAAAACGCATTCGGTGGTCAGTCATCAAGTAGCAGAAGCGATGGCTTGTAATGCCCTAAGATTATTCAACTCAGATTTTGCGGTCGCTACTACAGGTAATGCAGGTCCAACCAAAGGAGAATCTGACGAAGAAATAGGCACCGTTTTTATCGCCATTGCTACCAAACATGGGGTGTATTCAGAAAAATTCAGTCTTGGAAATCACCGCATAAAAGTAATTAACAGAGGGGTAAATAAGGCCCTTGAAATGCTCCTAAAAGAAATTTTTAAAAATAGATAA
- a CDS encoding Hpt domain-containing protein, which yields MEQHYKLFRVKELADNDEDFIATLAEAFIEEMGPDLERLKNAVAALDYSETYQAAHKMKPTVDLFELGVLDTLIEVQDWGKFTKEGEDISKQLETVATAVENALEEIKTDFNL from the coding sequence ATGGAACAACATTACAAATTATTCAGAGTAAAAGAGTTAGCAGATAACGACGAGGATTTTATTGCAACTCTAGCAGAGGCATTTATAGAAGAAATGGGGCCAGACTTAGAGCGCCTAAAAAATGCTGTTGCGGCATTAGATTATAGCGAGACTTATCAAGCAGCTCATAAAATGAAACCTACAGTAGATTTGTTCGAGCTAGGGGTTTTAGATACACTTATCGAGGTGCAGGATTGGGGTAAATTCACCAAAGAAGGTGAAGATATATCTAAACAATTAGAAACTGTTGCTACAGCAGTAGAGAATGCTTTAGAAGAAATTAAAACCGACTTTAATTTGTAA
- a CDS encoding fumarylacetoacetate hydrolase family protein, which yields MKLICIGRNYTEHIEELENERPEEPVVFQKPDSAILLKKQPFFIPDFSEDIHYEVEVLVKINRIGKYIDKKFAHKYYSEIGLGIDFTARDLQKKLKAKGLPWEKAKAFDGSAVVGKWIPKTEVEDINAIEFSLKKNDNIVQKGNTSHMLWKIDEIIEYVSKYFTLKIGDIIFTGTPAGVGSIIANDKLKGFIENKEMFSIIVK from the coding sequence ATGAAATTAATCTGCATAGGTAGAAATTATACCGAACACATTGAAGAATTGGAAAATGAAAGGCCCGAAGAACCGGTTGTTTTCCAAAAACCAGATTCGGCCATATTACTAAAAAAACAACCTTTTTTTATTCCGGATTTTTCGGAAGACATACATTATGAAGTTGAGGTGTTGGTGAAAATCAATAGAATAGGGAAGTATATCGATAAAAAATTCGCTCATAAATATTATAGTGAAATTGGTTTAGGAATAGATTTTACAGCAAGAGATTTACAAAAGAAACTAAAAGCAAAAGGACTGCCTTGGGAAAAAGCAAAGGCTTTTGATGGTTCGGCCGTAGTAGGTAAATGGATACCAAAAACTGAAGTGGAGGACATTAATGCCATTGAATTTTCCTTAAAAAAGAACGATAATATTGTTCAAAAAGGAAATACGAGCCACATGTTATGGAAAATTGATGAAATTATAGAATATGTTTCAAAATATTTCACATTAAAGATTGGAGATATTATATTTACGGGCACTCCTGCTGGTGTTGGCAGTATAATTGCTAACGATAAATTGAAAGGATTTATAGAAAACAAAGAGATGTTTTCAATAATAGTTAAATAA